In Kryptolebias marmoratus isolate JLee-2015 linkage group LG22, ASM164957v2, whole genome shotgun sequence, a single window of DNA contains:
- the LOC108239173 gene encoding gastrula zinc finger protein XlCGF57.1-like gives MSLVQHLREFIRERLTAAVEEIFTEFEKTIVLFEKEIDRHRRLLDTCKKKAQINFHTAELPQQQHVCKEEEDVPMDQQPSDHERDRAEPEPPQIKDIKIKFWTRQEVEHLLLKKEADSFPVRRGKSRCEGTSAASENSIVHFKGGLDGRRRPTQINFNTSDPLQQHPAEEEDLRDNQLLREHDRKSSLDRELQTRVSHPNKEEQENPQPPQIKEDQEEPELIQIKQEQEEFCSSPDEELALLKEETNILVINYDESDSSKSEPSSTQLLSHSSASSPLRQESGLETGETKTFVCNTCGEKFSDLSLMIFHQKSHQEEKLFSCETCLKTFSRRGSLLRHMITHTGERPFCCQICGDTFGLNSHLLRHMRTHTGEKPFTCKVCHKSFTQSNSLTYHMRIHTGEKPHSCKECGKGFIQTGALRVHMRTHTNEKPYSCNVCGKSLRSSTSLLYHMRTHTGEKPYSCKICLKRFSQSNHLTGHMRIHTGEKPYHCDECGKGFVSPSTLNTHISTHRGEKPFGCNRCGKSLGSRTSLLYHMRTHTGERPYSCKICSKRFSQSSHLFSHMKCSHR, from the exons ATGTCTTTAGTTCAGCATCTGAGAGAGTTTATCAGAGAGCGACTGACTGCTGCTGTGGAAGAAATATtcacagagtttgaaaaaaccATCGTCCTGTTCGAGAAAGAGATCGACCGTCACCGCAGACTGCTGGATACCTGCAAGAAGAAAGCCCAGATCAACTTCCACACCGCAG AACTcccacagcagcagcatgtctgtaaggaggaggaggatgtccCGATGGACCAGCAGCCCTCTGACCACGAGAGGGACcgggcagaaccagaacctccacagATTAAAGACATAAAGATTAAATTCTGGACCAGGCAGGAGGTCGAGCATCTTCTCCTGAAAAAGGAGGCCGATTCTTTCCCGGTGCGTCGGGGTAAATCCAGATGTGAGGGAACATCTGCAGCTTCAGAAAACAGCATTGTCCacttcaagggaggcctggacGGTCGGCGCCGACCGACCCAGATTAACTTCAACACATCAG ACCCCCTGCAGCAACATCCCGCTGAGGAGGAGGACCTACGGGACAACCAGCTGCTCCGGGAGCATGACAGGAAGTCTAGTTTGGACCGGGAGCTTCAAACTAGAGTTTCACACCCGAACAAAGAAGAGCAGGAGAACCCACAACCTCCACAAATTAAAGAGGaccaggaggaaccagaacTGATACAAATCAAACAGGAGCAGGAAGAGTTTTGCAGCAGTCCGGATGAGGAGCTGGCGCTTCTGaaggaggaaacaaacattttggtgATTAATTATGATGAAAGTGACAGCAGCAAGTCAGAACCAAGCAGCACCCAGCTCCTCTCTCACAGCTCTGCTTCGTCGCCTTTAAGACAAGAATCAGGTTTAGAAACAGgtgaaactaaaacatttgtttgcaaTACTTGTGGAGAGAAATTCTCCGACCTATCATTAATGATTTTTCACCAAAAAAGCCACCAAGAGGAGAAGCTTTTTTCTTGCGAAACGTGTTTGAAAACCTTTAGTCGACGCGGCAGCTTGTTGCGCCACATGATAACTCACACAGGGGAGAGGCCATTTTGCTGTCAGATCTGCGGGGACACATTTGGGCTAAATAGTCATTTGTTGCGTCACATGAGGACTCACACGGGCGAGAAACCGTTCACTTGTAAGGTTTGCCATAAAAGCTTTACTCAGAGTAACAGTTTGACTTATCatatgagaatccacacaggcgAGAAACCGCATTCCTGCAAAGAATGTGGGAAAGGTTTTATTCAGACGGGGGCTCTGAGGGTTCACATGAGGACCCACACTAACGAGAAGCCGTACTCCTGCAACGTGTGCGGGAAAAGTTTAAGATCCAGCACCAGCCTGCTGTATCACATGAGAACTCACACGGGCGAGAAACCCTATTcctgtaaaatctgtttaaaacgGTTCAGTCAGAGTAACCATTTGACTGGCCatatgagaatccacacaggtgagaagccgTATCACTGCGACGAATGTGGGAAGGGTTTCGTTTCGCCCAGCACCTTGAACACTCACATTTCAACTCACAGGGGCGAGAAGCCGTTTGGCTGCAACAGATGCGGGAAAAGTTTGGGATCCAGAACCAGCCTGCTGTATCACATGAGAACGCACACCGGTGAACGACCTTATTCCTGTAAAATCTGTTCGAAAAGGTTCAGTCAAAGCAGCCACTTGTTCTCGCACATGAAATGCTCCCACAGGTGA
- the edaradd gene encoding ectodysplasin-A receptor-associated adapter protein isoform X1, which translates to MSSLMACKEPFDRSSSEPVEDIDTTSFVAEISLETNYPVQVTDPHDAVTLHLSSMPSRYLSPSSEDRIRQPIEDVEECTCPTSTSPGTSILLFPDCPKQLQILNGPCEKCCCPAPPPKISDLMNDNDLLDILRLKLDPNHCTIKNWKNFASRWGMTYDELTLLEHRTQGSLSRSPTLEFLLRYNQKTVTELTELCRFYQRIDVLRLLQSWIEKDWPARWQHTH; encoded by the exons ACAGGAGCAGCTCCGAGCCGGTGGAGGACATAGACACCACCAGCTTTGTGGCAGAGATC TCCTTGGAGACCAATTATCCAGTGCAAGTCACAGATCCTCATG ATGCTGTGACACTCCACCTGAGCTCCATGCCCTCGAGATACCTGAGCCCCTCCTCTGAAGACAGGATAAGACAG CCAATTGAAGATGTGGAAGAATGCACTTGTCCAACATCTACTTCACCAGGTACATCAATTCTTTTATTCCCAG ACTGCCCCAAACAATTGCAGATCCTAAACGGCCCCTGCGAAAAATGCTGCTGCCCAGCACCTCCTCCCAAAATCAGCGACCTAATGAACGACAACGACCTGCTGGACATACTGCGGCTAAAGCTAGATCCGAACCACTGCACCatcaaaaactggaaaaacttTGCGAGCCGCTGGGGGATGACCTACGATGAACTGACCCTGCTGGAGCACCGGACCCAGGGCTCCCTGTCCCGCAGCCCCACGCTGGAGTTCCTGCTGCGCTACAACCAGAAGACGGTGACCGAGCTCACCGAACTTTGCCGCTTCTATCAGCGCATTGATGTGCTGCGGCTGCTGCAGAGCTGGATAGAGAAGGACTGGCCAGCACGCTGGCAGCACACTCACTAA
- the edaradd gene encoding ectodysplasin-A receptor-associated adapter protein isoform X2, translated as MSSLMACKEPFDRSSSEPVEDIDTTSFVAEISLETNYPVQVTDPHDAVTLHLSSMPSRYLSPSSEDRIRQPIEDVEECTCPTSTSPDCPKQLQILNGPCEKCCCPAPPPKISDLMNDNDLLDILRLKLDPNHCTIKNWKNFASRWGMTYDELTLLEHRTQGSLSRSPTLEFLLRYNQKTVTELTELCRFYQRIDVLRLLQSWIEKDWPARWQHTH; from the exons ACAGGAGCAGCTCCGAGCCGGTGGAGGACATAGACACCACCAGCTTTGTGGCAGAGATC TCCTTGGAGACCAATTATCCAGTGCAAGTCACAGATCCTCATG ATGCTGTGACACTCCACCTGAGCTCCATGCCCTCGAGATACCTGAGCCCCTCCTCTGAAGACAGGATAAGACAG CCAATTGAAGATGTGGAAGAATGCACTTGTCCAACATCTACTTCACCAG ACTGCCCCAAACAATTGCAGATCCTAAACGGCCCCTGCGAAAAATGCTGCTGCCCAGCACCTCCTCCCAAAATCAGCGACCTAATGAACGACAACGACCTGCTGGACATACTGCGGCTAAAGCTAGATCCGAACCACTGCACCatcaaaaactggaaaaacttTGCGAGCCGCTGGGGGATGACCTACGATGAACTGACCCTGCTGGAGCACCGGACCCAGGGCTCCCTGTCCCGCAGCCCCACGCTGGAGTTCCTGCTGCGCTACAACCAGAAGACGGTGACCGAGCTCACCGAACTTTGCCGCTTCTATCAGCGCATTGATGTGCTGCGGCTGCTGCAGAGCTGGATAGAGAAGGACTGGCCAGCACGCTGGCAGCACACTCACTAA